From the genome of Saccharomyces eubayanus strain FM1318 chromosome X, whole genome shotgun sequence, one region includes:
- the SWI3 gene encoding Swi3p, with the protein MEGTLGDGSTTGLAGDAIEQGDGNNNSSSTNVTTTATTNTDLGDEKQQQQSDSSKDEEADTNTGDAGSDVAAVPAAQQPFIAEGKPDPPKTISVEEDDDQVLFGQDHNDSDNLFGETESSVSNNETNTPDIAINSVEKDNNKLAEKKDGVIQDSSNDIKDIEEEKVQTKEGATENEEIDSVKEEEPTEKAEDMDEDEDEDDDDQPMMSPDNSIFGDTKSETKQLDNASSFVETPSEISDAHKNVQEETINKTEDINEKEDATEEGNEHAKDNINGHPEDAETKIKLTTKTEPETFDIPQAHEIVIPSYSKWFSLDKIHSIEIQSLPEFFTNRIPSKTPEVYMRYRNFMVNSYRLNPNEYFSVTTARRNVSGDAAALFRLHKFLTKWGLINYQVDSKLLPKNIEPPLTSQYSTRHDAPRGLFPFESYKPSVQLPDMAKLKKMMNTSDSESTLYKYLKESKRKYDDISRLSNTPDNDNGDKSNKSIEKSPDESDENLLEYDETSRPLKKIKILEQIDKNWSKEDLQKLLKGIQEFGADWYKVAKHVGTKSPEQCILRFLQLPIEDKFLYGDGNTKGANESGLGPLKYAPHLPFSKGENPVLSTIAFLVGLVNPKTVQAMTQRAIQSEETIESQKKEISDKGSFENVKEGSEIALSSLGLRSHVFATHEERQMNLLTNELIRLQMEKLDSKLNHLKKIESFMELERKTLERQQENLLIQRLNFNQNSNKIVNVLTKCLNSISDSNIDNSSMADRDEIRSQINHFRNMLSKPESLSIGKNPFGKSNIETGEALNEQNTSNENDVKPISIEAPQFYRYWSA; encoded by the coding sequence ATGGAAGGTACGCTGGGCGACGGATCCACGACAGGACTTGCCGGGGACGCTATTGAACAAGGTGATggcaataacaatagcagCAGCACGAACGTGACGACAACTGCTACTACAAATACAGACCTTGGCGACGagaagcagcagcaacaaagCGATTCTTCGAAGGATGAAGAGGCTGACACAAACACGGGCGACGCGGGGAGCGATGTGGCAGCAGTGCCAGCAGCACAGCAACCGTTTATAGCGGAAGGTAAACCGGACCCTCCGAAAACAATCTCTGTGGAAGAAGACGACGATCAGGTTTTGTTCGGCCAAGATCATAATGATAGCGATAACTTGTTTGGCGAAACAGAGAGCTCTGTTTCGAATAACGAGACAAACACTCCCGATATAGCTATTAATTCTGTGGAGAAGGATAACAATAAGCttgctgaaaagaaggatgGCGTGATACAAGATTCGAGTAATGACATAAAGGACatagaggaagaaaaggtaCAGACGAAAGAAGGAGCAACggagaatgaagaaattgacaGTGTCAAAGAGGAGGAGCCAACTGAAAAGGCAGAGGATATGGACgaggacgaagacgaagacgatgatgaccAACCGATGATGAGTCCCGACAACTCTATTTTTGGAGATACAAAGAGTGAGACCAAACAGTTAGATAATGCTTCGTCGTTCGTTGAAACACCATCTGAAATTTCGGATGCGCATAAAAATGTCCAGGAAGAAACTATAAATAAAACGGAAGAtatcaatgaaaaagaagatgcaACCGAAGAGGGAAACGAGCATGCAAAGGATAATATAAATGGCCACCCAGAAGATGCCGAAACCAAAATAAAGCTCACCACTAAAACAGAACCAGAAACGTTCGATATACCGCAAGCACATGAAATTGTTATTCCAAGTTATTCTAAATGGTTTAGTCTAGACAAGATTCATTCCATTGAGATTCAGTCGCTACctgaatttttcacaaaCAGGATTCCATCAAAGACACCGGAGGTCTACATGAGATATAGAAATTTCATGGTAAATTCTTATAGATTGAATCCAAATGAATACTTTAGTGTCACAACGGCGAGAAGAAATGTCTCTGGTGATGCTGCTGCATTATTCAGATTACATAAATTCTTAACTAAATGGGGGCTAATAAACTACCAGGTCGATTCTAAGCTACTACCCAAGAACATAGAACCTCCACTAACATCTCAATATTCCACAAGGCATGATGCCCCCAGGGGACTTTTCCCTTTCGAAAGTTACAAACCATCCGTACAATTACCAGACATGGCTAAgcttaaaaaaatgatgaacaCTAGCGATTCTGAAAGTACTTTGtataaatatttgaaggaaagtaaaagaaaatacgaTGATATATCGCGTTTATCGAACACGCcagataatgataatggcGATAAAAGCAATAAGAGTATAGAAAAATCACCTGATGAGTCTGATGAGAATTTATTGGAATACGACGAAACTTCACGTcctctgaaaaaaataaaaattctGGAACAAATTGACAAGAATTGGTCAAAGGAAGACTTGCAGAAATTATTAAAGGGAATACAGGAATTTGGTGCTGACTGGTATAAAGTGGCTAAGCATGTAGGCACTAAGTCACCCGAACAATGTATCCTGCGCTTTCTTCAGTTACCGATTGAAGATAAGTTTTTATACGGTGACGGCAATACCAAGGGCGCTAATGAAAGCGGATTGGGACCATTGAAGTATGCTCCTCATTTGCCGTTTTCTAAGGGCGAGAATCCGGTCTTGTCAACAATAGCATTTTTGGTGGGATTAGTCAATCCAAAGACTGTACAAGCCATGACTCAAAGAGCCATCCAATCTGAAGAAACAATAGAATctcaaaagaaggaaatttcAGATAAAGGATCGTTTGAAAATGTTAAAGAAGGTTCAGAAATTGCTCTATCATCGTTGGGCCTAAGAAGCCATGTTTTTGCCACCCATGAGGAGAGACAAATGAATTTATTAACAAATGAATTGATCAGATTGCAAATGGAAAAACTAGACTCAAAACTAAAtcacttgaaaaaaatagagaGTTTTATGGAGTTGGAAAGGAAAACTTTAGaaagacaacaagaaaaccTACTAATCCAAAGGTTGAACTTTAATCAGAATTCCAACAAGATTGTTAACGTCCTAACCAAATGCTTGAATTCAATATCGGACAGCAATATTGATAATAGCTCAATGGCGGATAGGGACGAAATCAGGTCGCAGATAAACCACTTTCGAAACATGTTATCCAAACCCGAAAGTTTAAGTATTGGAAAGAATCCTTTCGGAAAGTCCAATATTGAAACAGGCGAGGCCCTTAATGAACAAAACACATCTAACGAAAATGACGTCAAACCGATTTCCATCGAAGCACCCCAATTTTACAGATATTGGTCGGCATAA
- the KRE9 gene encoding Kre9p: MRLPTGSILYAWVFLISCVLGDVNTVSPLAGAKFSPSGGTVSIPVKWMDNGAYPPLSKISYYTLSLCTGPNNDINCIGTIATQVKPSALAQDQDGVYSYTATFPSTLTGNGQYYIQVFAWVNNQGSTLHYTPRFQLTSMGGATAYTFSDSAAPTPQTSIQTTTTNTAQASSIDSRSFTVPYTKQTGTSRFAPMQMQPMTKVTATTWTRKYATSAVTYFSTFGKLPQQETTLTPGWSYSISSGVNYATHAAMPSDNGGWYKPSKRLSLSARKMNLRKV; this comes from the coding sequence ATGCGTTTACCAACAGGCTCCATTTTATACGCTTGGGTGTTTTTAATCTCATGTGTTCTGGGTGATGTAAACACCGTTTCTCCATTAGCCGGAGCCAAATTTAGCCCAAGCGGTGGTACAGTCTCTATTCCCGTCAAATGGATGGATAATGGTGCGTATCCCCCATTAAGCAAAATTTCATACTACACACTCAGTCTTTGTACTGGGCCCAACAATGACATTAATTGTATAGGGACAATTGCCACACAGGTCAAACCCAGTGCTTTGGCTCAGGACCAAGATGGTGTTTACTCTTACACGGCTACTTTTCCCTCGACTTTAACTGGTAACGGTCAATATTATATTCAAGTTTTCGCATGGGTGAATAATCAAGGTTCTACCCTCCATTATACGCCAAGATTCCAGTTGACATCCATGGGAGGTGCTACAGCTTACACATTCAGTGACTCGGCGGCGCCCACCCCACAGACCTCCATCCAAACTACCACTACGAACACCGCACAAGCATCTTCCATCGATAGTCGTTCATTTACTGTTCCATACACCAAACAAACCGGTACTTCACGTTTCGCTCCCATGCAAATGCAACCTATGACCAAGGTTACCGCTACGACATGGACAAGAAAATACGCTACCAGTGCAGTGACATACTTTTCTACTTTCGGGAAATTGCCCCAGCAAGAAACCACCCTAACTCCAGGTTGGTCTTATTCGATATCTTCTGGGGTGAACTACGCCACTCATGCAGCCATGCCATCCGATAACGGTGGCTGGTACAAACCATCGAAGAGATTATCTTTGTCTGCCAGAAAGATGAATTTGAGAAAAGTATAA
- the RFA3 gene encoding Rfa3p: MASETPRIDPTEISNINAPVFRIIAQIKSQPTESQLVLQSPTMSSTNGGEIEMITLNNIRVSMNKTFEVDSWYEFVCRNNDDGELGFLILDAVLCKFKENEELSLHGVVALQRLCKKYPEIY, translated from the coding sequence ATGGCCAGTGAAACACCCAGAATCGACCCCACCGAAATCTCCAATATCAATGCCCCCGTGTTTAGAATTATAGCACAAATCAAGTCACAACCCACCGAGTCCCAACTGGTCTTGCAATCGCCGACCATGTCGTCGACGAACGGCGGTGAGATCGAAATGATCACATTAAACAATATCCGTGTCTCGATGAACAAGACGTTCGAGGTGGATTCGTGGTACGAGTTCGTTTGTAGGAACAACGACGATGGCGAATTAggttttttaattcttgaTGCTGTACTATGCAAATTCAAGGAAAACGAAGAGCTAAGTTTACACGGTGTGGTCGCTTTACAACGACTATGTAAAAAATACCCAGAAATATACTAG